One segment of Streptomyces sp. NBC_00576 DNA contains the following:
- a CDS encoding SIS domain-containing protein, which translates to MTHVEDELNSQPKCWTRAAAEAAGHAGALPAAGERVAIVGCGTSYFMAQAVAALREGAGQGETDAFAASEFPYGRPYDRVVALTRSGTTTEVLELLGRLRDGTPAGARTRTTAITADPRTPVMEAADDLVVLDYADERSVVQTRFATTALTLLRAHLGLHGEAVVDDCRTALATPLPEGLVECTQFTFLGRGWTVGLANEAGLKMREASLSWTEAYPAMEYRHGPISVTTHGTATWMFGEAPEGLAEQVRDTGALWVAGGLDPLAELVRAQRLAVAVAAARGLDPDSPRHLTRSVILAS; encoded by the coding sequence ATGACCCATGTCGAGGACGAGCTGAACAGCCAGCCCAAGTGCTGGACCCGCGCCGCCGCGGAGGCGGCCGGGCATGCCGGTGCGCTGCCGGCGGCGGGGGAACGGGTCGCGATCGTGGGCTGCGGCACCTCGTACTTCATGGCACAGGCCGTCGCGGCCCTGCGGGAAGGCGCGGGCCAGGGCGAGACGGACGCATTCGCCGCCTCCGAGTTCCCCTACGGCCGCCCGTACGACCGGGTCGTCGCCCTCACCCGGTCCGGCACCACCACCGAGGTGCTCGAACTGCTCGGGCGACTGCGGGACGGCACGCCCGCCGGTGCGCGGACACGGACGACCGCGATAACCGCCGACCCTCGAACTCCCGTGATGGAAGCCGCCGATGACCTGGTCGTACTCGACTACGCGGACGAACGGTCCGTCGTGCAGACACGGTTCGCCACCACCGCCCTCACGCTTCTCCGCGCCCACCTGGGACTGCACGGGGAGGCCGTGGTCGACGACTGCCGTACGGCGCTGGCGACTCCGCTGCCCGAAGGGCTTGTCGAGTGCACGCAGTTCACCTTCCTCGGCCGGGGCTGGACGGTGGGGCTCGCCAACGAGGCCGGGCTGAAGATGCGCGAGGCGTCCCTGTCCTGGACCGAGGCGTACCCGGCGATGGAGTACCGGCACGGTCCCATCAGCGTCACCACCCACGGTACGGCGACCTGGATGTTCGGCGAGGCACCGGAGGGGCTGGCCGAACAGGTGCGGGACACCGGCGCCCTGTGGGTGGCCGGAGGCCTCGACCCGCTCGCCGAACTCGTGCGCGCGCAGCGCCTCGCGGTCGCGGTGGCGGCGGCGCGAGGCCTCGACCCGGACAGCCCGCGTCACCTCACCCGCTCGGTGATCCTCGCCTCCTGA
- a CDS encoding alpha-glucoside ABC transporter substrate-binding protein — MSRVLRALLAACLLVLVPGCSSDAPDPLVVLGPWTGAEGQAFEAALRKLDDGTGRTYTYEGTRSLRETLVSQLEAEAPPDVAILNSIGELTEYARRDKLRPLVEATAERAYPPWAPTLIVDSRRRTYWVPLKVDLKSLVWSKEGTSAEDPEWCVGLASQQTSGWPGTDWIEDILLHQAGPARYTEWATGALSWQHPAVERAWQTWAQLLGDRSRTSVQRSLTTSYEGTPQPGGEPRGLLDSPGFDCTHEHQSAFIRYVYAGDDVRVEPSARFLDGQSEYRDAYEVAGDMAAVFSADPAAQELVERLSGPAGRELWRTAAGSAVRPLFPDAAGLPPAATADPIDQEIDSLLASRARILCFDASDVMPPEVRDVFYRAVLEFFRDHSTKHLDSLLSQLESVRAQTAENSGADRSFRPPEDICASPGG; from the coding sequence ATGAGCCGCGTGCTGCGCGCCCTGCTGGCGGCCTGCCTCCTCGTCCTGGTCCCCGGCTGTTCGTCGGACGCCCCCGACCCCCTGGTCGTTCTCGGCCCTTGGACCGGTGCGGAGGGCCAGGCTTTCGAGGCGGCCCTGCGGAAGCTGGACGACGGCACAGGACGGACGTACACCTATGAAGGAACCCGCTCGCTGCGCGAGACGCTCGTCTCACAGCTGGAGGCGGAGGCCCCACCGGACGTGGCGATCCTCAACAGCATCGGCGAACTCACCGAGTACGCGCGCCGCGACAAACTCAGGCCGCTCGTCGAGGCGACCGCCGAGCGCGCCTATCCGCCGTGGGCGCCGACCCTGATCGTGGACAGCAGACGACGGACGTACTGGGTGCCGTTGAAGGTCGATCTGAAGAGCCTCGTGTGGAGCAAAGAGGGCACCTCCGCGGAGGATCCGGAGTGGTGCGTGGGGCTCGCCTCGCAGCAGACCTCGGGCTGGCCCGGCACGGACTGGATCGAGGACATCCTGCTCCATCAGGCGGGCCCCGCCCGTTACACCGAGTGGGCCACAGGCGCCCTGAGCTGGCAGCACCCGGCGGTCGAGCGGGCCTGGCAGACCTGGGCGCAACTGCTCGGCGACCGTTCCCGGACGTCGGTCCAGCGGTCCCTGACCACGTCGTACGAAGGCACACCACAACCCGGTGGAGAGCCGCGCGGTCTGCTCGACTCCCCGGGCTTCGACTGCACCCACGAGCACCAGAGCGCCTTCATCCGGTACGTCTACGCGGGCGACGATGTCCGAGTGGAACCGTCCGCCCGTTTCCTGGACGGGCAGTCCGAATACCGGGACGCGTACGAGGTCGCGGGCGACATGGCCGCCGTGTTCAGTGCCGATCCGGCGGCCCAGGAACTGGTGGAGCGGTTGTCCGGCCCGGCCGGGCGCGAACTCTGGCGGACGGCGGCGGGCTCGGCGGTACGGCCGCTGTTCCCGGACGCGGCCGGACTGCCCCCGGCGGCGACCGCGGACCCCATCGACCAGGAGATCGACTCCCTGCTCGCATCCCGGGCCCGCATCCTGTGCTTCGACGCGTCCGACGTGATGCCGCCCGAGGTGCGCGACGTCTTCTACCGTGCGGTGCTGGAGTTCTTCCGGGACCACTCGACGAAACATCTCGACTCGTTGCTGAGCCAACTGGAGTCCGTACGTGCCCAGACGGCCGAGAACTCCGGCGCCGACCGCTCCTTCCGGCCGCCGGAGGACATCTGCGCGAGCCCCGGCGGATGA
- a CDS encoding serine/threonine protein kinase, producing the protein MTGDVSKGVSGEVPDSEWSFGPLVVAGQPTFLRAARVELPEENPDPTVLPTITLLERAVSRGIDPEELPLPPGQLLAGQYLLIRPLGYGGMGEVYLALDTKVDDREVAIKILHPEQAAVAAGALVRERRALVDLSHDDIIRVYNYGHHPEVGDFLVLQYVDGLTLEEVRARARLNPHEFGGARFHEFVLAYGLRILSALGHLHTDLPGKVYGDLKPDNVMHDGTATKIIDVGSVRATGLPGLTTRGFRAPTVGTNGECTGQDDLFSLGETLRRLSGLGTSPQDLARLGDLADLGTPDGSAAAATDEITAPAPRGLGLVSLARVLHRATRSEPNERFADAREMAEQLGGVFRELRSLRTGTETFEPSPLFLQSSYALDGALGSAPPLAHWAAPGALSPYAPPSPAEVAYRLPVPRPDRHDDHHAELSRLADAAPEALLQHTGDWQNSTEVHLLRCRLRLRTAGEAPDAAERELRAAEESVGPEHAPYDWRLDWHRGLLALARGQVADARHHFDRVYAAIPGEYAPKLALGYCAERLGRCREALTFYEAVRLRNPSLGSAAFGAARARLALGGERSREEAVRELDAVPQHSRHRTAARTAAVRIGVEHLRTAERSGELPERLREVLRRLALLFHAHGLTDEEARARMTLETWEAVQGALARGALDATELAALAADADPRLGLPPDEPGLRKDLSRLHVALAHQATRSAAPEDAAVAEVLLDRAYEVRPLAFRHRRDSPWPGKRLADWLRTAASAPSHRAPSASDGPLPP; encoded by the coding sequence ATGACGGGGGATGTGAGCAAAGGCGTGTCCGGTGAAGTGCCGGACTCCGAGTGGTCGTTCGGGCCGCTCGTGGTCGCCGGACAGCCGACGTTCCTGCGGGCCGCGCGCGTCGAGCTCCCCGAGGAGAACCCCGATCCGACCGTGCTGCCCACGATCACGCTGCTGGAACGCGCGGTGTCCCGGGGCATCGACCCGGAGGAACTGCCGCTGCCGCCCGGGCAGTTGCTCGCCGGACAGTACCTGCTGATCCGGCCGCTCGGCTACGGCGGGATGGGCGAGGTCTACCTCGCGCTCGACACGAAGGTCGACGACCGCGAGGTCGCCATCAAGATCCTGCACCCCGAGCAGGCGGCGGTCGCGGCGGGCGCCCTGGTCCGGGAACGGCGGGCCCTGGTCGACCTCAGCCACGACGACATCATCCGCGTCTACAACTACGGGCATCACCCCGAGGTCGGCGACTTCCTCGTGCTCCAGTACGTGGACGGGCTGACCCTGGAGGAGGTACGGGCGCGGGCGCGACTGAATCCGCATGAGTTCGGCGGTGCGCGGTTCCACGAGTTCGTGCTCGCGTACGGCCTGCGGATCCTGTCCGCCCTCGGGCATCTGCACACCGATCTGCCCGGCAAGGTATACGGCGATCTGAAACCGGACAACGTCATGCACGACGGCACCGCGACGAAGATCATCGATGTCGGGAGCGTTCGTGCCACCGGGCTGCCGGGGCTGACCACGAGGGGATTCCGTGCCCCGACAGTGGGCACGAACGGCGAATGCACCGGCCAGGACGACCTGTTCAGCCTGGGGGAGACCCTGCGGCGGCTGAGCGGCCTCGGCACCTCGCCCCAGGACCTGGCCCGGCTCGGCGACCTCGCCGACCTCGGCACTCCGGACGGCTCGGCCGCTGCGGCGACCGACGAGATCACCGCTCCCGCTCCTCGCGGGCTCGGGCTGGTCTCGCTCGCCCGTGTGCTGCACCGCGCGACCCGGAGCGAGCCGAACGAGAGATTCGCAGACGCGCGCGAGATGGCGGAGCAATTAGGCGGTGTCTTCCGAGAGTTGAGATCCCTGCGAACCGGCACCGAGACCTTCGAACCCTCACCGCTGTTCCTCCAGTCGTCCTACGCGCTCGACGGCGCGCTCGGATCCGCGCCGCCCCTCGCACACTGGGCCGCGCCGGGCGCCCTCTCGCCGTACGCGCCGCCGTCACCCGCCGAGGTCGCGTACCGTCTGCCCGTCCCGAGGCCCGACCGCCACGACGACCACCACGCCGAGCTGAGCAGACTGGCCGACGCCGCCCCCGAGGCGCTCCTCCAGCACACCGGTGACTGGCAGAACTCCACCGAAGTCCATCTGCTGCGCTGCCGCCTACGCCTCAGGACAGCGGGCGAGGCACCCGACGCCGCCGAACGGGAGCTGCGGGCCGCCGAGGAGTCGGTCGGGCCCGAACACGCCCCGTACGACTGGCGACTCGACTGGCACCGCGGACTGCTCGCCCTCGCGCGGGGCCAAGTGGCGGACGCCAGGCATCACTTCGACCGGGTGTACGCGGCGATCCCCGGCGAGTACGCGCCGAAGCTGGCCCTCGGGTACTGCGCCGAGCGCCTCGGGCGGTGCCGCGAGGCACTGACGTTCTACGAGGCGGTGCGGCTGCGCAACCCGTCGTTGGGCAGCGCGGCCTTCGGCGCCGCACGGGCCCGCCTCGCCCTGGGCGGTGAACGCTCGCGCGAGGAGGCCGTGCGCGAACTGGACGCGGTACCGCAGCACTCGCGGCATCGAACTGCCGCCCGCACGGCGGCTGTTCGCATCGGCGTCGAGCACCTGCGGACCGCCGAGCGGAGCGGAGAGCTCCCGGAGCGGCTGCGCGAGGTGCTGCGACGGCTGGCCCTGCTCTTCCATGCCCACGGGCTGACCGACGAGGAGGCCAGGGCCCGGATGACCCTCGAAACGTGGGAGGCCGTACAGGGCGCGCTCGCCCGAGGCGCCCTCGACGCGACGGAACTCGCCGCCCTGGCCGCCGACGCCGATCCACGGCTGGGCCTCCCGCCCGACGAGCCCGGCCTGCGCAAGGACCTCTCCCGGCTCCACGTCGCCCTCGCCCACCAGGCCACCCGTTCCGCCGCGCCCGAGGACGCGGCCGTCGCCGAAGTCCTTCTGGACCGCGCCTACGAGGTGCGTCCGCTCGCTTTCCGACACCGCAGGGACAGCCCATGGCCCGGAAAGAGACTCGCCGACTGGCTCCGGACGGCCGCCTCCGCGCCCTCGCACAGGGCGCCGTCCGCCTCGGACGGGCCGCTGCCTCCGTAG
- a CDS encoding methyltransferase, producing MATPWSELTLTRFPADPRERLRAWDASDEYLLGHLAESGTDLSGTVVVVGDRWGALTTALAAHRPTQITDSFLTQEATRANLRRAGADEDSVRLLTTRDTPPEPIDVLLLRMPKSLALLEDQLLRVAPALHEGTVVVGTGMVKEIHTSTLKLFERIIGPTRTSLAERKARLIHSTVNPSMERRASPWPYRYALPDGIGPASGRTVVNHAGVFCAERLDIGTRFFLQHLPEPSGAPRVVDLGCGNGVVGTAVALAAPEAELLFVDESFQAVASAEATYRTNGLLDGRAEFRVGDGLAGIAEGSVDVVLNNPPFHTHQATTDATAWRMFTGARRALRPGGELWVIGNRHLGYHIKLRKLFGNSRLVASDAKFVVLKAVKQ from the coding sequence ATGGCGACTCCCTGGTCCGAGCTGACACTGACCCGCTTCCCCGCCGACCCGCGTGAGCGGTTGCGTGCGTGGGACGCCTCCGACGAGTACCTCCTCGGGCATCTCGCGGAGTCCGGGACCGATCTGTCGGGCACGGTCGTGGTCGTCGGTGACCGCTGGGGCGCGCTCACCACGGCGCTGGCCGCGCACCGGCCGACGCAGATCACCGACTCGTTCCTGACCCAGGAGGCGACCCGGGCGAACCTGCGGCGGGCCGGCGCGGACGAGGATTCCGTACGACTGCTCACCACCCGGGACACTCCGCCCGAACCCATCGACGTGCTGCTCCTGCGGATGCCGAAGAGTCTGGCGCTCCTTGAGGACCAGCTGCTGCGGGTGGCGCCCGCGCTGCACGAGGGCACGGTCGTCGTGGGCACCGGCATGGTGAAGGAGATCCACACCTCGACACTGAAGCTGTTCGAGCGAATCATCGGCCCGACCCGGACCTCCCTCGCGGAGAGGAAAGCCCGGCTCATCCACTCCACCGTCAATCCGTCGATGGAGCGGCGTGCCAGTCCCTGGCCGTACCGCTACGCGCTTCCCGACGGGATCGGCCCGGCTTCCGGGCGCACCGTCGTCAACCACGCCGGCGTCTTCTGCGCCGAGCGCCTCGACATCGGCACCCGGTTCTTCCTCCAGCATCTGCCGGAGCCGTCGGGCGCCCCCCGTGTGGTGGATCTGGGCTGCGGGAACGGCGTGGTCGGTACGGCGGTGGCGCTGGCCGCGCCGGAGGCCGAGCTGCTGTTCGTCGACGAGTCGTTCCAGGCGGTGGCCTCGGCAGAGGCGACGTACCGGACCAACGGGCTGCTGGACGGGCGTGCCGAGTTCCGGGTCGGGGACGGGCTGGCCGGGATCGCGGAGGGGAGTGTCGACGTCGTGCTCAACAATCCGCCCTTCCACACCCACCAGGCGACGACGGATGCCACGGCCTGGCGAATGTTCACCGGCGCGCGGCGGGCGCTGCGGCCCGGCGGTGAGCTGTGGGTGATCGGCAACCGGCATCTCGGCTATCACATCAAGCTGCGGAAGCTGTTCGGCAACAGCCGACTCGTCGCGAGCGATGCGAAGTTCGTGGTCCTGAAGGCTGTGAAGCAGTGA
- a CDS encoding alpha-ketoglutarate-dependent dioxygenase AlkB family protein — MDAELFPRARTEIAPGAVHVPDWLDAGRQRELLDACRDWARPPAGLRTVRTPGGGTMTARQVCLGWHWYPYAYARTVADGDGAPVKPFPEWLGELGREAATAAAYDGDVDYDIALINFYDADARMGMHRDSDEKSDAPVVSLSLGDTCLFRFGNTATRTRPYTDVELRSGDLFVFGGDSRLAYHGVPRVYEGTAPPELGLTGRLNVTLRVSGF, encoded by the coding sequence ATGGACGCCGAGCTGTTCCCCAGAGCCCGTACGGAGATCGCGCCGGGCGCGGTGCATGTACCGGACTGGCTGGACGCGGGGCGTCAGCGCGAGCTGCTGGACGCCTGCCGCGACTGGGCGCGCCCACCCGCCGGCCTGCGCACGGTCCGGACCCCCGGCGGCGGCACGATGACCGCCCGGCAGGTCTGCCTCGGCTGGCACTGGTACCCGTACGCCTACGCCCGCACAGTGGCCGACGGCGACGGCGCGCCCGTGAAACCGTTCCCCGAGTGGCTGGGCGAGCTGGGGAGAGAGGCGGCCACGGCAGCGGCGTACGACGGTGACGTCGACTACGACATCGCGCTGATCAACTTCTACGACGCCGACGCCCGCATGGGCATGCATCGCGACAGCGACGAGAAGTCGGACGCGCCCGTGGTGTCCCTGAGCCTCGGCGACACCTGCCTCTTCCGCTTCGGGAACACCGCGACGCGGACCCGGCCGTACACGGACGTCGAGCTGCGCAGCGGGGACCTGTTCGTGTTCGGCGGTGACTCCCGGCTCGCGTACCACGGAGTGCCACGGGTGTACGAGGGCACGGCGCCGCCGGAGCTGGGGCTGACCGGCCGGCTGAACGTCACCCTTCGGGTCAGCGGTTTCTAG
- a CDS encoding RpiB/LacA/LacB family sugar-phosphate isomerase encodes MRISVSSDMDEPVARALLGLLRDRGHEVVTYGALSPGDDPQWAACSEAAAREVAAGTADQAVVCCWTGTGASIAANKVPGVRAALCTDAYTADGARRWNDANVLALSLRLTSEPLLKEILGAWFAAEASEDAADRENVARVERLDNGRSAS; translated from the coding sequence ATGCGGATCTCCGTTTCCTCTGACATGGACGAACCCGTGGCGCGCGCCCTCCTCGGGCTACTGCGCGACCGCGGCCACGAGGTGGTGACTTACGGGGCGCTGAGCCCTGGCGACGATCCGCAGTGGGCCGCCTGCTCGGAGGCGGCCGCCCGAGAGGTCGCCGCCGGAACCGCCGACCAGGCCGTCGTGTGCTGCTGGACCGGTACGGGTGCGTCGATCGCCGCGAACAAGGTGCCCGGTGTACGCGCGGCCCTGTGCACGGACGCCTACACAGCGGACGGCGCGCGCCGCTGGAACGACGCCAACGTGCTCGCGCTCAGTCTGCGTCTGACCTCGGAGCCGCTCCTCAAGGAGATCCTCGGCGCCTGGTTCGCCGCCGAGGCGAGCGAGGACGCCGCGGACCGGGAGAACGTGGCCCGCGTCGAACGGCTCGACAACGGCAGAAGTGCGTCGTGA
- a CDS encoding SHOCT domain-containing protein yields MQTLANWNGGPGPWILFFPLIWAAVVIGVVTVLRRTVWRGRRGPWRAMDGRHDAQDRLSGDAPLAVLGRRFASGEIDEDEYWRRLSVLDEQFGATGGRAGKGGAV; encoded by the coding sequence ATGCAGACCCTCGCGAACTGGAACGGCGGCCCCGGGCCGTGGATCCTCTTCTTCCCGCTGATCTGGGCGGCCGTCGTGATCGGCGTCGTCACCGTCCTGCGCCGCACGGTCTGGCGCGGGCGCCGCGGCCCATGGCGCGCCATGGACGGCCGCCACGACGCCCAGGACCGCCTCTCCGGCGACGCGCCGCTCGCCGTACTGGGCCGGCGCTTCGCCTCCGGCGAGATCGACGAGGACGAGTACTGGCGGCGGCTCTCCGTCCTGGACGAACAGTTCGGCGCCACGGGCGGCCGAGCCGGCAAGGGCGGTGCGGTATGA
- a CDS encoding DeoR/GlpR family DNA-binding transcription regulator — MSRDARWKSLLELLVERGRLEVEEVATELEVSAATIRRDFDQLAEQQMLVRTRGGAVVHGVSYELPLRYKTARRASEKQRIARAVAGLVSPGEAVGLTGGTTTTEVARALAVRSDLAAASPALTIVTNALNIANELAVRPQFKIVVTGGVARPQSYELVGPLADGVLSQITIDVAVLGVVAFDVTHGAAANDEAEAAINRLLCERAERVVVAADSSKLRRRAFARICSVGAVDILVTDTAADAETVGRFEEAGLRVITV; from the coding sequence ATGTCCCGGGACGCCCGCTGGAAGTCCCTGCTGGAACTGCTCGTCGAGCGGGGCCGGCTGGAGGTCGAGGAGGTGGCGACCGAGCTGGAGGTGTCGGCCGCGACGATCCGCCGGGACTTCGACCAGCTCGCCGAGCAGCAGATGCTCGTGCGCACCAGGGGCGGCGCGGTCGTGCACGGCGTGTCGTACGAACTGCCGCTGCGCTACAAGACCGCCCGCCGCGCCTCCGAGAAACAGCGCATCGCGAGGGCGGTCGCGGGCCTGGTCTCCCCCGGTGAGGCGGTGGGTCTGACGGGCGGTACGACCACGACGGAGGTAGCGCGCGCGTTGGCCGTGCGCAGCGATCTGGCCGCCGCCTCGCCCGCGCTGACGATCGTCACGAACGCGCTGAACATCGCCAACGAGCTTGCTGTACGGCCCCAGTTCAAGATCGTGGTGACGGGCGGGGTCGCGCGCCCGCAGTCGTACGAGCTTGTCGGGCCGCTCGCCGACGGTGTGCTGAGCCAGATCACCATCGACGTCGCCGTGCTGGGCGTGGTCGCCTTCGACGTCACGCACGGGGCGGCGGCGAACGACGAGGCCGAGGCCGCGATCAACCGGCTGCTGTGCGAGCGCGCCGAGCGCGTGGTGGTCGCCGCCGACTCCAGCAAGCTGCGGCGGCGGGCGTTCGCCCGGATCTGCTCGGTGGGGGCCGTCGACATTCTGGTCACGGACACGGCGGCGGACGCGGAGACGGTGGGACGGTTCGAGGAGGCCGGACTCAGGGTGATCACGGTCTGA
- a CDS encoding ROK family protein, translating to MSGKAEGTTSRTRLDRGRGALGPALELVHTGRAPTRAVLTAELGVTRATAGAVAAELEALGLISVDARPGAAAGSQGRPSHRLDVAEDGPVVLAAQVHADGFRAALVGLGGRIVATAPGCETVDADPAKVLGSVVDAGTELLRDTGRRCVGAGLAVPSAVAEPEGLALNPLHLAWPAGSPVREIFAERVRAAGIAGPAFAGNDVNLAALAEHRHGAGRGARDLLCVATGHRGVGGALVLDGRLHTGSSGLALEVGHLTVNPEGRPCHCGSRGCLDVEADPLAFLTAAGRDPGPEVSLLQQANDLIRDQYQDPAIRTAAETLIDRLGLGLAGLVNILNPDRIVLGGLHRTLLDADPDRLRAVVADRSLWGRSGGVPILACTLDHNSLVGAAELAWQPVLDDPLGALAQ from the coding sequence ATGAGCGGCAAGGCTGAGGGGACGACCTCAAGGACGCGGTTGGACCGGGGGCGCGGGGCGCTCGGGCCCGCCCTGGAGCTCGTGCACACCGGCCGGGCACCCACCCGGGCCGTGCTCACCGCCGAGCTGGGGGTCACCCGGGCGACGGCCGGCGCGGTGGCCGCCGAGCTGGAGGCGCTCGGGCTGATCAGTGTCGACGCCCGGCCCGGCGCGGCGGCCGGCTCGCAGGGGCGCCCCTCGCACCGGCTCGACGTCGCCGAGGACGGCCCGGTCGTACTGGCAGCGCAGGTGCACGCCGACGGATTCCGGGCCGCGCTGGTCGGGCTCGGCGGGCGGATCGTCGCCACCGCGCCCGGCTGCGAGACCGTTGACGCCGACCCGGCGAAGGTGCTCGGCTCGGTCGTCGACGCGGGCACCGAGCTGCTGCGCGACACCGGACGGCGATGCGTGGGGGCCGGTCTCGCCGTGCCGTCCGCAGTCGCCGAACCCGAGGGCCTGGCCCTGAACCCGCTGCACCTGGCCTGGCCTGCGGGCTCGCCGGTACGGGAGATATTCGCCGAGCGGGTAAGGGCGGCGGGCATCGCCGGACCGGCCTTCGCCGGCAACGACGTCAACCTCGCCGCGCTCGCCGAACACCGGCACGGCGCCGGACGCGGCGCCCGCGACCTGCTGTGCGTGGCCACCGGGCACCGGGGGGTCGGCGGGGCGCTGGTCCTCGACGGGCGCCTGCACACCGGTAGTTCGGGCCTCGCGCTCGAAGTCGGCCACCTCACCGTGAACCCCGAGGGGCGCCCCTGCCACTGCGGCAGCCGGGGCTGCCTGGATGTCGAGGCCGACCCGCTCGCCTTCCTCACTGCGGCGGGCCGCGACCCCGGCCCCGAGGTGTCCCTGCTCCAGCAGGCCAACGACCTGATCCGCGACCAGTACCAGGACCCGGCGATCCGCACGGCCGCCGAGACCCTGATCGACCGGCTGGGCCTGGGCCTGGCAGGCCTCGTCAACATCCTCAACCCGGACCGCATCGTCCTCGGCGGCCTGCACCGCACCCTCCTCGACGCCGACCCGGACCGCCTGCGCGCGGTGGTCGCCGACCGCAGTCTGTGGGGCCGCAGCGGTGGCGTCCCCATCCTGGCCTGCACGCTGGACCACAACAGCCTCGTCGGAGCAGCCGAGTTGGCGTGGCAACCGGTGCTCGACGATCCCCTCGGAGCGCTGGCGCAGTAG
- a CDS encoding class II fructose-bisphosphate aldolase, which translates to MPIVTTGELITRAAAERSAVAAFNVITLEHVEAVIAGAEKVSSPVVLQVSENAVKFRYGRLLPLARAAASAAERAAVPVALHLDHVQSDDLLRQAAGAGFSSVMYDAARLPYAENLAATRAATDWAHAQGLWIEAELGQVGGKGGQPPLDAHEPGARTDPAEARAFVADSGVDALAVAVGSSHAMTTRTAALDQDLLKRLSATLDVPLVLHGSSGVPDEQLMAAVAGGITKVNVGTALNIAMTGAIREFLAAHPEAVDSRRYLSVGREAMARAVTQIIGVLR; encoded by the coding sequence ATGCCGATCGTCACCACCGGCGAACTCATCACCCGGGCCGCCGCCGAGCGCTCGGCCGTCGCCGCGTTCAACGTCATCACCCTGGAGCATGTCGAGGCCGTCATCGCCGGTGCTGAGAAGGTGAGTTCGCCGGTTGTCCTCCAAGTCAGCGAGAACGCCGTCAAGTTCCGCTACGGACGACTACTCCCGCTGGCTCGAGCCGCCGCCTCGGCCGCCGAACGCGCCGCCGTACCCGTCGCGTTGCACCTCGACCACGTACAGAGTGACGACCTGCTGCGGCAGGCGGCCGGCGCCGGATTCAGCTCCGTGATGTACGACGCGGCGCGGCTGCCGTACGCCGAGAACCTCGCCGCGACCCGGGCGGCCACCGACTGGGCGCATGCCCAAGGGCTCTGGATCGAGGCCGAGTTGGGGCAGGTGGGCGGCAAAGGCGGACAGCCGCCGCTGGACGCGCACGAACCCGGAGCCCGTACGGACCCCGCCGAGGCCCGTGCCTTTGTCGCCGACTCGGGGGTGGACGCCCTGGCCGTTGCCGTCGGCAGCTCGCACGCCATGACCACCCGTACGGCGGCCCTCGACCAGGACCTCCTGAAACGCCTGTCCGCCACCCTGGACGTCCCTCTCGTCCTGCACGGCTCGTCCGGTGTGCCGGACGAGCAACTCATGGCCGCCGTCGCGGGCGGCATCACCAAGGTCAACGTCGGTACGGCCCTCAACATCGCCATGACCGGCGCCATCAGGGAGTTCCTCGCCGCCCACCCAGAGGCGGTCGACTCGCGCAGGTATCTGAGCGTGGGCCGGGAGGCGATGGCGCGGGCGGTGACACAGATCATCGGCGTACTCCGCTGA
- a CDS encoding AraC family transcriptional regulator, protein MRETELYLGEPPHVANAGVGVHGVASRTDVFRLPELWQLHLYQYEAELIVDGTPHVVRPGRVSLVPPGTTVRFRYQGHSEHLYAHLRIPAVGPSRTVPVVQDAGLELPTLTGLLLAAIAAVPRAPERTRAEIWTALWRVADLTPAAERPGPGPHPAVSAAIAYIEGRLAAPLTVPAVAQAAGVSHNHLTRLFKAATGDTVVGYVRRRRLDRANHLLRASTLSIPAVAASVGIPDLQAFNKACRRELGASPRALRGETSATVL, encoded by the coding sequence ATGCGTGAAACGGAGCTGTATCTCGGTGAGCCGCCCCACGTGGCGAACGCCGGCGTCGGCGTGCACGGCGTCGCGAGCCGCACCGACGTCTTCCGGCTGCCGGAGCTGTGGCAGTTGCACCTCTACCAGTACGAGGCCGAGCTCATCGTCGACGGCACACCGCATGTCGTCCGCCCCGGCCGCGTCAGCCTCGTACCGCCCGGCACCACCGTCCGCTTCCGCTACCAGGGCCACTCCGAGCACCTCTACGCACACCTGCGCATCCCGGCCGTCGGCCCGTCCCGCACGGTGCCCGTAGTCCAGGACGCCGGCCTCGAACTCCCCACCCTCACCGGCCTGTTGCTCGCGGCGATCGCTGCCGTGCCGCGCGCACCCGAGCGCACGAGGGCCGAGATCTGGACGGCGCTGTGGCGCGTCGCCGACCTCACCCCGGCCGCCGAACGCCCCGGCCCCGGCCCGCACCCGGCGGTCAGTGCCGCCATCGCGTACATCGAGGGCCGGCTGGCCGCCCCGCTCACCGTGCCGGCCGTCGCCCAGGCGGCAGGCGTCTCACACAACCACCTGACCAGGCTGTTCAAGGCCGCGACCGGCGACACGGTGGTCGGCTATGTCCGCCGCCGCAGACTGGACCGCGCAAACCACCTGCTGCGTGCCTCGACCCTCTCCATCCCCGCCGTGGCCGCCTCCGTCGGCATCCCCGACCTGCAGGCCTTCAACAAGGCATGCCGACGCGAACTCGGCGCGTCACCACGCGCCCTACGGGGAGAGACGTCCGCGACCGTTCTGTAA